The Hymenobacter oligotrophus genome segment ACCCACGGCCGCCGCAGGCACTTTTTCATCACCCACAACCACACCCCGCATGGCTACTCCCCACAACAACGACGACATTCGCAAGCAGTTCAAGGACGACGTGAACATGACCGCCCCGGAGCTCGAGAAATGGCTACGCACCGACGAATCGAAATCGGTGGGCCAGGACAGCGGCGACGGCAACAGCATTGGCCGCCACTCCGGCGAGCGAATTGTGCAGATACTGCATAAAAAGCAAGCCGACCTCACGCCCGACGACGAAGAACACATGCACCGCGTGCACAGCTACGTGAGCCGCCACCTGGCCCAAGGTCCGCACGATGCGAAAGACGTGGAAAACTCGCGCTGGCGGTACTCGCTCATGAACTGGGGCCACGACCCATTGAAGGACAAACGCAGCAAGTAGCCGCCAGCCCTGGCTGCTCCAAGGCCGCTCCTGCCCAGGGGTGGCCTTTCTTGTTGCTAGCTGCCAGCGCCTTAACAACCAGCGCGCACCTAGGGCCCGAAAGTTATTGCGGGCGTGAGCAACCTAGGGGCTGGCCTTTGGTTATACACCTCATTCCCTAACTACTCCAAGCAAGCATATGGAAAACCTAACCGGGAAAGTTGCCCTGGTAACCGGCGCTGGCAAAGGCATTGGCCGCGCCGTAGCCGTGGCATTGGCCAAAGAAGGCGCCCACGTGGGCCTGCTGGCCCGCTCCGAAAACCAGTTGCAGGAAGTGGCCGCCGAAATTGCCGCCCTGGGCGGCAAGGCCGCCGTAGTAACCGCCGACGTAGCCGACCGCCTGGCCGTGGAGGCCGCCGTGGAGCAAGTGCGCCAGCAGCTCGGGCCCATCGATATCCTCATCAACAACGCGGGCATTGGCACGTTTGCCAAGCTGCTCGACATGCCCGTGGAGGAATGGGAGCGAATTATTCAGGTGAACCTGCTGGGCACCTACTACACAACCCGCGCCGTGCTGCCCGATATGCTTGCCCGCCAGGCCGGCGACATCATCAACGTGGCTTCCACGGCCGGCCAGCGGGGGGCCGCCACCACCAGCGCCTACAGTGCCTCCAAGTTTGGGGTGCTGGGCTTTACGGAGTCGCTGATGCAGGAGGTGCGCAAACAGAACATTCGCGTATCGGCGCTTACGCCCAGTACGGTGGCTACCGAGCTGGCCATCAGCAACAACCTTACCGACGGCAACCCCGAGCGCGTGATGCAGCCCGAAGACCTGGCCGAGTTCATCATCGCGCAGCTCAAGCTCAACCGCCGCATCTTCATCAAAGAAGCCGGCATGTGGTCGACGAATCCCTAGGTGCCCCGGGCCCGCAGCCCGTGCGGCAGCGGCCGGGCACAACAAAAAAAGGAGCCCCCGGGCGGGGGCTCCTTTTTCATGCAGTTAAGCGAGGGAGCTTACAGCTGAGCGCGACGCACCTTTACGGCGTTCAGGCCCTTACGGCCTTGCTCTACCTCAAACTGAACCGTGTCGTTGTCGCGAATTTCGTCGATAAGGCCGGTTACGTGGACGAAGATGTCCTGACCAGTGGCGGCGTCGTTGATGAAACCAAAGCCTTTGATTTCATTGAAGAATTTTACGGTTCCTGTTGACATGATGCTTTAGGAAATGGATGAAAAGAAAGCAACTGGCAACGGAACACTACTTGGATTCTGCAAGCGAATGATGGTAGGTGACACGAGGCAACTTGCCTTAAACATTGTAAACGTAAGCCTTTTATTTGGACTGGCTAGTAAAAACCATCAGAACCATTGGTGGCTGCGTTGTACGAGGAGCTAACCAGCAGCCACTTTCTTAAGTTCAAAACCGGCTTAATTAATGAAAATAACGGCTCCAACTCTCTGCAAACAGGGTTTCCGCTCTTGGCAACTTTTGGCTCGGGGCGCCGGCTTTATTTTCCTGAGCCGGCAATAAATATGCGTGTGCACCAGTCAGGCAGCTAGGCTTGGCGCGCGAGCGGGCAACCTTCGGCCGGGTTTGCGGTATTACCTCCGCATTGTGGCGCTGGCTACCGCTACTTGGTTGGTAGCGGAACAGGCCCGGGCGCTATACTTACTTTTTGCTTTGCATTAATGGCTACTTCGGCTTCTTCTGCTTTCAATTCTGCAACGCCGGTTGTTGTACTGGCCGGCGCTACCGGCGGCCTAGGTCGGCGCATTGCGTACCACCTGCGGCAGCGCGGCGCTGCAGTGCGGGCCTTGGTGCGCCAAGGCAGCGGCACCAAGCCCGAGGCCGAGGAGCTCCGCCAATTGGGCGCCGAGGTGCACGAAGTAAACTACGGCAGCGTGGCCGAAATGGCCCAAGTATGCGCCGGAGCCAGATGCGTGGTATCGGCGCTGTCGGGCCTGCGCGAAGTAATCGTGGAGGCGCAACGCCTCTTGCTGCTGGCCGCCGTGGAGGCCGGCGTGCCGCGCTTTATCCCCTCCGACTTTTGCATCGACTACACCAAGCTGCCCGGGGGCTCGAACCGCAACCTCGATTTGCGCCGCGAGTTCGGCCAGCGCCTCGACCAGGCCCCCATCCGGGCCACGTCCGTCCTGAACGGCATGTTCACCGATTTGCTTACCGGGCAGGCGCCGGTAATCCTGTTTGGCCCGCGGCGGGTGCTCTACTGGGGCAACCCCGATCAGCCCATGGACTTTACCACCCTCGACGACACCGCCGCCTTCACGGCCGCTGCCGCCCTCGATGCCGACACGCCCAGGTACCTGCGCGTGGCCGGCGAGGTAGCCACCACGCGCGATTTGCAAGCGGCGGCCACCGCCGCCACCGGCCAGCCGTTTAAGTTGCTGCGCCCCGGCGGCCTGGGTGCGTTTGGGGCTGTCATCAAGCTCACCCGCGCGCTGGCGCCCAGCCACGGCGAGGTGTTTCCGGCCTGGCAAGGCATGCAGTACATGCACAACATGCTCAGCGGCTTGCCCAAGCTCGAGCCGCTCGACAACCACCGCTACCCCGAAATCCGGTTTACATCGGTGCGCGAAGTACTGGCCACTCGTCAGTAGCCGGCGGGCGGCTTTTTATAGTACTATCAGTGCAGCCTCAACGGGTGCCCCGCCGAAAATCTACCGTCTGCACCTAGGGCAGCCTGGTTGGGCGCCTACTTTGTGAGTTGCCAGCTGAAGCCCACGCCCTTGGCCTCGTCGGTGCGCATATCGGGGTACTTGGGCTTGGCCGGCTCGGGCTGGGCGTAGGGTAGCTGCGTACCATCGGGCGCCACCACCGTAAGGTTGGTATAGGGCACGAACACGTAGATTTTGTCGCCGGGCATAGCGGCCCGCACCCAGGCCGACAGATCCACGTCGGGTTTGTAGGCCCGGATGGTTGGCAACACAGGGCGCCCCGCCCGCAAAAGCGTCAGCTCGGCGTACTTGCATCGGTAATTTGCCTTCTCGGAACAGGCCGGGTCGGAGCTCAGCTGCAACCGTACTGCCGAAGCCATTGCGGCGCCCGCAGCGGTTACGGTTTCGCCGTTGCGCAGCACCGACACCACAGGTTTAGGACAACCAGACTGAGCTTTCGCCCAACTAAAAGAGGCCAGTAATAGCAACGGAAGGAATACCTTTTTCAGCATAGGATAGCCGCGCGGCTGTGTTAATTAGTCAGTGTAAAGCGACGTGTTGCAGCTGTTTCATTCACGACGCTGCTTGCCAACGCAACATAGCGGTTTCCCTTGCCGAAGCTCATCCGTCAGCGCTTAACATATCCGGTACCCTCCGCTATTGCCGGTGCCCAATGGCGCAGTGCAGTTACTGCAAACCGCTTAGCCCCCCCGCCGGTGTGCGAACTAAGAGCTTTCGCGACCTAAGCCAAGCGCAAGGACTTACCCGAGTGTTTCGGTTCGCGTAAGCCGATTGCCAAGGTTGGCGCCCTAGCCGCTAGGCACTTGCCGGCCGCGCCAAATGGCTCATGACTACTACGCTGGGCGCGGTGCAATTGCATCGCTCCGCATTCAGAAAGCGAACATCAGGAACATTTTTTCGTATTTACTTTGCATCTCAAAGTTCTTTACATTCCTTTGCAACACCAACCGCTTGCCCAACACGCCGCCCGCTAACCCAGGCCCGGCGCACGCTCAAGCAACTAACCACCTGACGTTTCTCAGCTTTCAACAACCAACCCTTACTCCCATGACGCTGCGCCTCAAAAACATTGCTGTCGTTACCACCGCAACCGCTCTCCTCCTGCTTATCCCCTTCGTGGCGATGCGGTTTAACACCGGCGTAAATTGGACTTTGTCTGACTTTGTAATTGCCGGAGCGCTCATCTTCACCACGGGCCTTGTGGGCATGGCGGTGCTCAGCCAGCAGAACAACCTGCTCTACCGCCTGGCCGGCGGTTTGGCCGTGGCTGCGGGTTTCCTGTCGTTGTGGGCAAACTTAGCGGTCGGCATCATCGGGGGCGGGCCCAACGTGGCCAACCTCATGTTTGCCGGGGTGTTCCTTACGGTGTTCATCGGCTCGGCTTCGGCGCGCTTGCAGCCGCAGGGCATGGCCAAAACCATGTTCGCGGCGGCCGGGGTGCAGTTTCTGGTGCCCGTGCTCGCGCTGCTGATCGGGCAATCGGGCCCGGTTGACACGGAAGGCATGGCCGCCAACATGATTTTTGGGGCCATGTGGGCCGGCTCGGGCTGGCTGTTCCGCGAAGCCAGCGCCATGCGCACGGCCTAGGTCGTTCGGTGCCGCCCGCGGCCCGGCAGCCTTCGCCGCTGCTTCGAGCCGCGTAATTAGGGCGCGAACGGAGCCACCCCACCCTGCCATACGGCCTACCAACACGTAATTTGCTTTAACGAACCGCGCCGCCCAGGATTACCTAGGCGGCGCGGTTCGTTGAGGCAGGCACTTGCTTTAAGCTGGCCTAGTGAGTGAGGCTTAAGCGTTTTGGGGTTAACCAGTTGTATGCGGTGCCGAACGCCAGACCCACGAAAAAGTAAACTACCAACAGTGCGCAAAAAGGTAACTATGCAAATCTAATGGTAGTGCTTGAATGCGACAGGCGTAGAACCGGTTCTCCCGGCCAGGTATTTTAGCGTTTTGGGTCTGCGTAAGTCGTCGAATTATACTTTGTGACTCAAACCCTTGAGCTGCACCACCAGCACGCTGTTGGTATAACGCGCGCCAATGATGACGTGAGCTAATTTATTCCCTTACTTTGACTCGCTCCGTCCATCCTTATTGTGATAATGATTTCGCGAATCTCTTCTTTGCAAAGCCTAGTGGTGCTGGGATTATGCGGAGCCTTGTTCTTCCACCTGATGGGGTGTGGGGTATATGTGCCAACCTTAGGGCCAGTATCGATGGTGCAGCAGCGGGGACAGGCCGAAGTAGGCGCTATTTACCGTCCGCTTACCATGGCAGAAGCCTATGCTGTTTACTCGCCGGTAAAGCACCTACTCGTGGCGGGTAGTGCATCGAAACTCTGGAGGCCTGTGAGTGGCGACACCGATGCTACATTCCGACAAGCTGATGTGGGCCTAGGTTATTATACCACTTTTGGTAGCCGGCAGCATTGGTATGTCAGCGGTCTGGGAGGTTACGGCGCCGCTGTTTCAAACGTGCGGTACCAAGCCGAAGGAAGCTTATCGCCAATCAAGGACTATAGAGCACGTTACAACCCCGCGTACGGACAAATCCAGATTGGCTTTCAGAATGATGTGTGCGCTCTTGGAACAGCACTGCGCCTAACCAACCTGCACTATACTACGCTTACCCTAAATGGACAACATCCCACTGAACCCGTCGGCGACTTGTATCTGGGAACGTACTTGTATGCACGATTAGGGAGGGGGCCCATACAATTTCAGATCCAGGCAGGTGCATCGCGCCCGCTTCCTAGCGCCGCCGAAGGAACGGAGTATGAGTTAAACACCTCTTCGCCGGCTTTTGGAATCGGGGTGGTATTCCGACCGCACTTGCTAGGTCATAAAGGAAACGCGCCTAGAATCCGTTGAGTCATTTAGCTTCGTTCAGCATTTAAGTGGCTCGTCAAGCGAAAGAGTACCGCTCCTAACATAGAAAAGGACGGTACTCTTTCGCTTGTAGCCAATGACGCTTGAACTCGGCGCTCTGCTTACAACTGCAAGGCTTGGGGGATTTCTTTCAAAAACTGGCGGCAAAATCAGTTTCGGCCCGGAATCTTCGCCCCGCGCTCCTGGGCTACCTGCTGGGCCAGCTCGTAACCCGCATCGGCGTGGCGAAAGACGCCCATGCCGGGGTCGGTGGTGAGGACGCGGCGCAGGCGCTCGGCCTTTTCGGGAGTGCCGGTGGCTACGATTACCATGCCCGCGTGGGTGCTGTTGCCGATGCCCACGCCGCCGCCGTTGTGCAGCGAAACCCAGTCGGCGCCGGAGGCGCAGTTGGCTAGGGCGTTGAGCAGAGGCCAGTCGGCCACGGCGTCGGAGCCGTCCTTCATGCCTTCGGTTTCGCGGTTGGGCGAGGCCACGGAGCCGCAGTCGAGGTGGTCGCGGCCGATGACGATGGGCGCTTTTACTTCGCCGCGGGCTACGAGGTCGTTGATGACGAGGCCAAACTTTTCCCGCTCGCCGTAGCCTAGCCAGCACACGCGGGCGGGCAGCCCGATGAAGGGCACCTTGGCTTGAGCTTTCTCAATCCAACGGCGCAGCATCTGGTTTTCGGGGAAGGTTTCCAAAAGGGCGCGGTCGATGCGCAGGATGTCTTGCGGGTCGCCGGAGAGGGCCGCCCAGCGGAAGGGGCCCTTGCCCTCGCAGAACAACGGACGGATGTAGCCGGGCACGAAGCCGGGGTACAGGAACTGGCCGTGCTGATCGCGCACTTGCAGGCCGCCTTTTTCGGCCTGGCCGCGCAGGTTGTTGCCGTAGTCGAGGGCCACGGCGCCGGCGGCTTGCATGTCGATTATGGCCTGGCAGTGCTTCACGATGGAAGCCAGGGCCCGGCGCTTGAACTCCTCGGGGTTGTCTTTGCGCAGCTGCAGTACCTCCGTGATGTCGCCCTCGGGAATGTAGTCCATCAGGTCGTGAGCCGAAGTCTGGTCGGTGACGATGTCGGCCTTGTAGCCGCGCTGCAGCAGTTCGGGCAGCACGGTGGCGGCGTTGCAGGTCAGGCCAATGCTCCAGCCTTGGCGCTGCTGCTTGTACTGCTGGCACAGCTCGAGGGCGTGCTCCAAGTCGCGGGCTTGCTCGTCCACGTAGCCTTCGCGCACCTTTTGCTTCACGCGGGCGTCGATGGGCTCGATTACCAGGCACACACCGTCGTTCATGGTAACGGCCAGGGGCTGGGCGCCGCTCATGCCGCCCAGGCCGGCCGTAACGGTGATGGTACCGGCCAAGGTACCGCCAAAGTGCTTATCGGCCACGGCGGCGAAGGTTTCGTAGGTGCCCTGCAGAATACCCTGCGTGGCGATGTAAATCCAGGAGCCGGCCGTCATCTGCCCGTACATCATCAGGCCCATGCGGTCGAGCTCGTCGAAGTACTCTTGGGTGCTCCAGGCGGGCACCAAGTTGCTGTTGGCAATGAGTACCCGCGGGGCGTGCGGCCAGGTGCGGATTACACCCACGGCCTTGCCCGACTGCACCAACATGGTTTCGTCGGCTTCGAGGTTTTGGAGGGTGTTTACAATAGTCTGGTACTCCTTCCAGTTGCGCGCCGCGCGGCCGGCGCCGCCGTACACGATCAGCTCGTCGTACACCAGGCTCACGGCGGGGTCGAGGTTGTTCTCGAGCATGCGCAGGGCGGCTTCGGCTTCCCAGGTTTTGCAGCGCAGCGTGGTGCCGTGCTGGGCACGCACGGTTTGCTGGGGCTTGTACTGGTAATACATGGGCCGTTTGGCCGTGGGCTGCGGGGCGTTGGCGTCGTCGGAAGCGCTGGTGGCTTCGAGGTTGAGCTCGGGGGTTTCGAAGGCGGAGTTTGGCATGATGGGTGGGAGAAACAGGGGCTTGGGTGGAGCAGCAAGATATGCTTTTGGCCGCATGCCCAAACACGCCTGGTTGCGTTGTGCCCAGGCCCTAGGAGTCCGGCGTGCACGCCCCGGCCGGCAGCCCAAAGGCGCACCCCGGCCCTCTCCTACTCCTAAAAGCAGCCTGCGCACTCGGCA includes the following:
- a CDS encoding DUF3140 domain-containing protein — its product is MATPHNNDDIRKQFKDDVNMTAPELEKWLRTDESKSVGQDSGDGNSIGRHSGERIVQILHKKQADLTPDDEEHMHRVHSYVSRHLAQGPHDAKDVENSRWRYSLMNWGHDPLKDKRSK
- a CDS encoding 3-ketoacyl-ACP reductase: MENLTGKVALVTGAGKGIGRAVAVALAKEGAHVGLLARSENQLQEVAAEIAALGGKAAVVTADVADRLAVEAAVEQVRQQLGPIDILINNAGIGTFAKLLDMPVEEWERIIQVNLLGTYYTTRAVLPDMLARQAGDIINVASTAGQRGAATTSAYSASKFGVLGFTESLMQEVRKQNIRVSALTPSTVATELAISNNLTDGNPERVMQPEDLAEFIIAQLKLNRRIFIKEAGMWSTNP
- a CDS encoding cold-shock protein — protein: MSTGTVKFFNEIKGFGFINDAATGQDIFVHVTGLIDEIRDNDTVQFEVEQGRKGLNAVKVRRAQL
- a CDS encoding NmrA family NAD(P)-binding protein — encoded protein: MATSASSAFNSATPVVVLAGATGGLGRRIAYHLRQRGAAVRALVRQGSGTKPEAEELRQLGAEVHEVNYGSVAEMAQVCAGARCVVSALSGLREVIVEAQRLLLLAAVEAGVPRFIPSDFCIDYTKLPGGSNRNLDLRREFGQRLDQAPIRATSVLNGMFTDLLTGQAPVILFGPRRVLYWGNPDQPMDFTTLDDTAAFTAAAALDADTPRYLRVAGEVATTRDLQAAATAATGQPFKLLRPGGLGAFGAVIKLTRALAPSHGEVFPAWQGMQYMHNMLSGLPKLEPLDNHRYPEIRFTSVREVLATRQ
- the hutU gene encoding urocanate hydratase, translating into MPNSAFETPELNLEATSASDDANAPQPTAKRPMYYQYKPQQTVRAQHGTTLRCKTWEAEAALRMLENNLDPAVSLVYDELIVYGGAGRAARNWKEYQTIVNTLQNLEADETMLVQSGKAVGVIRTWPHAPRVLIANSNLVPAWSTQEYFDELDRMGLMMYGQMTAGSWIYIATQGILQGTYETFAAVADKHFGGTLAGTITVTAGLGGMSGAQPLAVTMNDGVCLVIEPIDARVKQKVREGYVDEQARDLEHALELCQQYKQQRQGWSIGLTCNAATVLPELLQRGYKADIVTDQTSAHDLMDYIPEGDITEVLQLRKDNPEEFKRRALASIVKHCQAIIDMQAAGAVALDYGNNLRGQAEKGGLQVRDQHGQFLYPGFVPGYIRPLFCEGKGPFRWAALSGDPQDILRIDRALLETFPENQMLRRWIEKAQAKVPFIGLPARVCWLGYGEREKFGLVINDLVARGEVKAPIVIGRDHLDCGSVASPNRETEGMKDGSDAVADWPLLNALANCASGADWVSLHNGGGVGIGNSTHAGMVIVATGTPEKAERLRRVLTTDPGMGVFRHADAGYELAQQVAQERGAKIPGRN